A single window of Hymenobacter sp. APR13 DNA harbors:
- a CDS encoding GumC family protein, protein MAVNENAELESLIRNATGGVSAVPVESEPADDGGGLDFDTLLMVVRRSLLWLLLLIGLGLTGSWLFLRYTKPVYKSSSLLKIDEKTEAGTLGLGGAMKEAEGRQSLNKLSGEVELIKSNIIYRRLRDSLDLDVNYYAEGTVLESELYGTSPFRVQYDGEVLYNTKFNLRFKDAQFFHLSYQKDGQEQGGDYALNQPIRLGGMTLRILPEGKIDASVIERNYFFTINDEAAINAYLDRNLLVEIVNPDANTIQISFQDFSPSKARAIVNKIDTVYLQEKIAQKQTATAQTLQFLDQQLTENRQSLAQAEENLQDFARQNKTYDVRASIGEITARLEKQEEERLKLSEKIRLLNEVADLAERGTITSREDLTVEQSIPALATLENSQLSQQLGELNDLQWNLRRLLRSYKETTEAVQQQREQLNFVKGNVRRTMRQNQELLRSQLAALDRQRNLFNSELQTLPQKATELARLNRPLELYEKSYLMLMDKKVEFNIAKAGTTPDFQILSPASLPSAPISPVKLMVYAIGLASGIILGLALMAVRYLMHNTVTNVRELERATSSSVLGVIPTYDKEKMSVSKLVVDKNPKSAISESIRSIRTNLDFISSAKKKRLISVTSTISGEGKTFVSVNLAGIIALSEQRVVLLDLDMRKPKVNLAFGAENVKGISTILIDKHSIAECIQHTSIPTLDFISAGPTPPNPSELILSSRFDELLAELHKLYDVILIDTPPVGLVTDGILIMRKADIPIYIVRANYSKKAFLKNINKLVRANNFTRLSVILNDATASGLYGYGYGYGYGYGYGQGYYEETKPADGKLTRLRKRFS, encoded by the coding sequence ATGGCCGTTAATGAAAACGCCGAGCTGGAAAGCTTAATCCGAAATGCCACGGGTGGAGTAAGCGCTGTACCTGTAGAATCGGAGCCAGCAGATGACGGTGGCGGCTTGGATTTCGACACGCTACTAATGGTAGTGCGGCGGAGCTTGCTGTGGCTGCTACTGCTAATTGGTCTTGGCCTGACCGGATCTTGGTTGTTTCTCCGCTATACTAAGCCTGTATACAAATCTTCGTCTCTTCTAAAGATTGACGAAAAGACTGAGGCTGGCACACTGGGTTTGGGCGGAGCAATGAAGGAAGCGGAAGGCCGACAGAGCTTGAACAAGCTTTCTGGGGAAGTGGAACTGATCAAGTCCAATATTATCTACCGGCGCCTACGCGACTCTCTGGACTTGGACGTAAACTATTACGCCGAAGGGACCGTGCTGGAAAGTGAATTATATGGTACTTCGCCGTTTCGAGTTCAGTACGATGGGGAAGTCCTCTACAATACCAAGTTCAACCTTCGTTTCAAAGACGCTCAGTTCTTTCACCTCTCTTATCAGAAAGATGGACAAGAGCAAGGTGGCGATTACGCTTTGAACCAACCAATAAGGTTGGGCGGTATGACATTACGAATTCTGCCTGAAGGAAAGATAGATGCCTCGGTGATCGAGCGCAATTACTTCTTCACCATCAACGACGAGGCTGCCATCAATGCTTACTTGGATAGGAATCTGCTAGTTGAAATTGTTAATCCAGATGCTAATACTATTCAAATATCCTTTCAGGATTTCAGCCCCTCGAAAGCCCGTGCCATTGTTAACAAAATAGATACAGTATATCTACAAGAGAAGATTGCACAGAAGCAGACTGCCACTGCCCAGACGCTCCAGTTTCTGGATCAGCAACTCACGGAAAACCGGCAGAGTCTAGCGCAGGCAGAAGAGAATCTGCAGGACTTTGCCCGACAGAATAAAACGTACGATGTGCGGGCTAGCATCGGCGAAATCACAGCACGCTTAGAAAAGCAAGAAGAGGAGCGGCTGAAACTATCAGAAAAAATCCGTTTACTTAATGAAGTAGCGGATCTGGCTGAGCGAGGCACCATTACCTCGCGCGAAGACCTGACGGTAGAGCAGAGCATTCCGGCCCTGGCTACCCTGGAAAATAGCCAGCTTTCTCAGCAGTTAGGCGAATTGAATGATCTGCAGTGGAACCTACGTCGTCTGCTTCGCTCCTACAAAGAGACCACCGAAGCCGTACAACAGCAGCGGGAGCAACTCAATTTCGTGAAAGGTAATGTGCGCCGTACCATGCGCCAGAACCAGGAGCTGCTTCGCAGCCAACTGGCAGCGCTAGACCGGCAGCGGAACCTATTTAATTCCGAATTGCAAACACTGCCGCAGAAAGCCACTGAATTGGCCCGCCTGAACCGACCATTGGAACTGTATGAGAAATCATATCTGATGCTCATGGACAAAAAGGTGGAGTTCAATATCGCCAAAGCTGGCACTACTCCGGACTTCCAGATTCTGTCGCCGGCCAGCCTGCCGAGTGCGCCTATTTCGCCTGTTAAACTGATGGTGTATGCCATTGGATTAGCAAGCGGCATCATACTGGGCTTGGCGCTAATGGCGGTCCGCTACTTGATGCACAACACCGTTACGAATGTGCGGGAACTGGAACGGGCTACCAGTTCATCGGTGCTGGGCGTTATCCCTACCTACGACAAGGAGAAGATGAGCGTGTCGAAGCTGGTAGTGGATAAGAACCCGAAGTCAGCCATTTCTGAATCTATCCGATCTATCCGCACCAACCTGGACTTTATCAGCTCGGCCAAGAAAAAGCGGCTGATTTCCGTGACTTCCACCATTTCCGGCGAAGGCAAAACATTCGTGTCGGTGAACCTGGCAGGCATCATTGCCCTGTCGGAGCAGCGGGTAGTGCTTCTGGACCTCGACATGCGCAAGCCCAAGGTGAATCTGGCCTTCGGGGCGGAAAACGTTAAGGGCATCAGCACCATCCTCATCGACAAGCATTCCATTGCAGAGTGTATTCAGCATACGTCCATTCCAACGCTGGATTTTATTTCGGCCGGCCCGACACCGCCTAATCCGTCGGAGCTGATTCTCAGCAGCCGGTTTGACGAGTTGTTGGCTGAGCTACACAAGCTGTACGATGTTATTCTAATTGACACGCCGCCGGTAGGGCTGGTGACGGACGGCATTTTGATCATGCGCAAGGCCGACATTCCGATTTATATCGTGCGGGCCAATTACTCGAAAAAAGCTTTCCTGAAGAATATCAATAAGCTGGTGCGGGCCAATAATTTCACACGCTTAAGCGTCATCCTCAATGATGCCACTGCCAGTGGCTTGTATGGCTACGGCTACGGCTATGGTTATGGTTATGGTTATGGGCAGGGCTATTACGAAGAAACCAAGCCAGCCGACGGCAAGCTTACGCGCCTGCGCAAGCGTTTTTCTTAA
- a CDS encoding tyrosine-protein phosphatase — translation MASFFQKLFGSAATLPALAADGLAELGADMHSHVLPGLDDGAENLDQSLELLRELRALGYRKLIMTPHIMGDFYKNTPDGIRGALRALRQAASAAGLEDMTLECAAEYYLDEWFGPRLERGDEMLTFGGEKRYILVETSYINEPLNLAETIFQLQSMNYQPVLAHPERYTYFYGRFEDLVKVRETGAMLQVNLNSLAGYYSAGAKRVTEKLIDAGLVDMVGTDAHNLKHTATLRDKVLPAEYMRKLLALPLLNNTL, via the coding sequence ATGGCATCCTTCTTTCAGAAGCTCTTTGGCAGTGCGGCTACTTTGCCGGCTTTGGCTGCCGATGGGCTTGCAGAATTGGGTGCCGACATGCACTCGCACGTGCTGCCCGGCCTTGATGACGGCGCCGAAAACCTAGACCAGTCGCTAGAGTTGCTGCGGGAGTTGCGCGCTTTGGGATATCGTAAGCTGATCATGACGCCCCATATCATGGGCGACTTTTACAAGAATACGCCTGACGGTATCCGAGGGGCGCTACGGGCGCTGCGGCAGGCGGCCAGCGCTGCCGGCCTGGAGGATATGACGCTGGAATGTGCTGCTGAGTATTACCTCGACGAATGGTTCGGGCCGCGGCTTGAGCGCGGCGACGAAATGCTGACCTTTGGGGGCGAGAAGCGCTACATTCTGGTGGAAACCAGCTATATCAATGAGCCGCTAAACCTCGCTGAAACCATCTTCCAGCTGCAAAGTATGAACTACCAGCCCGTGCTGGCCCACCCCGAGCGGTACACCTATTTCTATGGGCGGTTTGAGGACCTAGTGAAGGTGCGCGAAACCGGGGCCATGCTGCAGGTTAATCTGAACTCGCTGGCTGGCTACTACTCGGCTGGTGCGAAACGGGTGACGGAGAAGCTCATTGATGCCGGTTTGGTGGATATGGTCGGCACGGACGCGCACAACCTCAAGCACACCGCTACGCTGCGCGACAAGGTGTTGCCGGCTGAATACATGCGCAAATTGCTGGCGCTGCCGCTGCTCAACAACACGCTGTAA
- a CDS encoding NAD-dependent epimerase/dehydratase family protein: MIFVTGGSGLVGSFLIPALVARGLRVRALYRQQIPALAGAEGVEWVEGDLRDTTLLTTALEGITHVFHCAGLVSYAPQDEEALLQVNVEGTAAIVDACLRQPGVRLCQVSSVAALGGGAAETSVVPSIQPQLLDENTKWDLGAEHGAYATSKYLAELEVWRGVAEGLQAVIVCPSVILGPADWERSSTRLFRYAWQQHRFYTPGSVNFVDVRDVVDCMLYLTLDTQLTAERYVLSAGSLPLQEFLARAAACFGRRPPTVAVPDWAAEGIWRLEHLRSVLTGARPLITKDTARAGRRPVLYRAEKVQQATGRPFRPLQETIAWCCEQLQRRQQPAHTQGSGQ; encoded by the coding sequence ATGATTTTCGTGACCGGCGGCAGCGGCCTTGTAGGAAGTTTTCTGATTCCGGCGCTGGTAGCCCGCGGCCTGCGGGTGCGCGCCCTCTACCGGCAGCAAATACCGGCTTTGGCTGGTGCCGAAGGAGTAGAATGGGTGGAAGGAGATCTGCGGGATACGACCTTGCTGACCACTGCGCTGGAGGGCATCACCCACGTATTTCATTGCGCCGGGCTGGTGTCCTACGCTCCGCAAGACGAGGAAGCGCTGCTGCAGGTGAACGTAGAGGGCACAGCGGCCATTGTGGATGCCTGCCTGCGCCAGCCGGGCGTGCGGCTCTGCCAGGTATCGTCGGTGGCGGCGTTGGGTGGTGGCGCTGCCGAGACGAGCGTGGTGCCTAGCATCCAGCCCCAGCTGCTGGATGAAAACACTAAGTGGGACCTGGGCGCCGAGCACGGAGCTTACGCCACGTCCAAATACCTGGCGGAGCTGGAGGTGTGGCGCGGCGTGGCCGAAGGGCTGCAGGCCGTAATCGTGTGCCCGTCGGTGATACTGGGGCCGGCCGACTGGGAGCGGAGCAGCACCCGGCTGTTTCGGTATGCCTGGCAGCAGCACCGCTTCTACACGCCGGGTAGCGTCAATTTTGTGGATGTGCGCGATGTGGTGGATTGTATGCTCTATCTCACGCTCGATACCCAGCTGACGGCGGAGCGCTACGTGCTGAGTGCTGGTAGCCTGCCGCTGCAGGAGTTTCTGGCCCGCGCGGCAGCCTGTTTCGGGCGCCGGCCGCCTACCGTGGCCGTCCCCGACTGGGCGGCGGAAGGCATCTGGCGGCTGGAGCATCTGCGCTCGGTGCTGACCGGCGCCCGGCCGCTCATCACCAAAGACACGGCCCGGGCTGGCCGCCGCCCCGTTCTGTACCGCGCCGAAAAGGTGCAGCAGGCCACCGGACGGCCCTTCCGGCCGCTGCAGGAAACCATAGCGTGGTGCTGCGAGCAACTGCAGCGCCGCCAGCAGCCAGCCCACACGCAGGGTAGCGGCCAGTAA
- a CDS encoding tetratricopeptide repeat protein, which translates to MNENYEDRDEVLDTVRRFERMVAQNEPVFFDLADFENIIDHYTTNTQYDKALQACEAAIAQYPFSTELLIDRSQVLAMKGEYLEASSQIENVAHLDPDNPDVAVTRGIIATQKGEFAEAVAFFLQAAERAPDRDDIFFNLGLAYQSWQKFKSAAKYYKKSLRINADNDVAVQELLYCLEVSERLEENLPFFQRFTDDDPYSAIAWYNLGQAYYRLEQLDKAVAAFEYAILVDSKFLEAHAYLASVYVSQERYREAIGEFELSYPEGQPTPEALCNIGECHEKLREWDAARRFYQKSIDLEPEMDEAWFGIGIIMNEQERYLEATHFFRKAVGIYAESVEYWMALAAAEYQVGNVVSALDAYEKAAEVAPDSKDVWLNWSIILYEQGNFQGAIDLMRNAVEVQPLEAELHYRLCAYQLAAGRFREAYETLENALVLDFDKHKLLFEYFPELESQQALARLIDQYRK; encoded by the coding sequence ATGAATGAAAATTATGAGGACCGGGACGAAGTATTGGACACCGTGCGCCGTTTCGAGCGGATGGTGGCCCAGAACGAGCCCGTCTTTTTCGACCTGGCCGATTTTGAGAACATCATCGACCATTATACCACCAACACGCAGTACGACAAGGCCTTGCAGGCCTGTGAGGCTGCCATTGCCCAATACCCATTCAGCACTGAACTTCTGATTGACCGCTCGCAGGTGCTGGCCATGAAAGGCGAGTACTTGGAAGCCAGCAGCCAGATTGAAAACGTAGCCCACCTCGACCCCGACAACCCGGACGTGGCGGTAACGCGCGGCATCATTGCCACCCAGAAAGGCGAATTCGCGGAGGCAGTGGCCTTCTTCCTGCAGGCCGCTGAGCGCGCGCCCGACCGCGACGACATCTTCTTCAACCTGGGCCTGGCTTATCAGAGCTGGCAGAAGTTCAAGAGTGCGGCCAAGTATTACAAGAAAAGCCTGCGCATCAACGCCGACAACGATGTGGCGGTGCAGGAGCTGCTGTACTGCCTGGAGGTGAGCGAGCGGCTGGAAGAAAACCTGCCGTTTTTCCAGCGCTTCACCGACGACGACCCCTACTCGGCCATTGCCTGGTACAACCTGGGGCAGGCGTACTACCGCTTGGAGCAGCTGGACAAGGCCGTGGCGGCCTTCGAATACGCCATCTTGGTTGATAGCAAGTTTCTGGAGGCGCACGCCTATCTGGCCAGCGTGTACGTCAGCCAGGAGCGCTACCGGGAGGCCATTGGGGAGTTTGAGCTGAGCTACCCTGAAGGCCAGCCGACGCCGGAGGCGCTCTGCAACATTGGCGAGTGCCACGAGAAGCTGCGCGAGTGGGACGCCGCCCGCCGCTTCTACCAGAAGTCCATCGACCTGGAGCCGGAGATGGATGAGGCCTGGTTTGGCATCGGCATCATCATGAACGAGCAGGAGCGCTACCTCGAGGCCACGCATTTCTTCCGGAAGGCCGTGGGAATCTACGCCGAAAGCGTGGAATACTGGATGGCGCTGGCGGCGGCCGAGTACCAGGTCGGCAACGTGGTGAGTGCGCTGGATGCCTACGAGAAGGCAGCCGAAGTGGCCCCCGACAGCAAAGACGTGTGGCTGAACTGGAGCATCATCCTCTACGAGCAAGGCAATTTTCAGGGCGCCATTGACCTGATGCGCAACGCCGTGGAAGTGCAGCCGCTGGAAGCCGAGCTGCACTACCGGCTGTGCGCCTACCAACTGGCGGCCGGCCGCTTCCGTGAAGCTTATGAAACGCTGGAAAACGCGCTGGTGCTGGATTTCGACAAGCACAAGCTGCTGTTTGAGTACTTCCCGGAGCTGGAGTCGCAGCAGGCGCTGGCCCGCCTGATCGACCAGTATCGGAAATAA
- a CDS encoding phosphosulfolactate synthase produces the protein MNYNLSQLPERTAKPREQGFTMVMDKGLSVREVEDFLEVGAPYTDIVKLGWATSFVTPNLKRKLAAYKEAGIPVYFGGTLFEAFIIRNQFDDYRRLLEEYGMEYAEVSDGSIDLVHDKKLEYIRTLAQDVQVLSEVGSKDAEKIIPPYKWISQMKTELEAGAVKVIGEAREAGNVGLFRSTGEVRSGLVEEILTQIPFEKILWEAPQKAQQVWFIKLLGSNVNLGNIAPNEIVSLETIRLGLRGDTFTDFLDMDNVDDMFKPEVKPVGRPGTSMPRG, from the coding sequence ATGAACTACAACCTCTCACAACTTCCTGAACGCACTGCCAAGCCCCGCGAGCAAGGCTTTACCATGGTAATGGACAAAGGCCTGAGTGTGCGCGAAGTAGAAGACTTTCTGGAAGTGGGCGCGCCCTACACCGACATCGTGAAACTGGGCTGGGCCACGTCCTTCGTGACGCCCAACCTTAAGCGCAAGCTGGCCGCCTACAAGGAAGCCGGTATTCCGGTGTATTTCGGGGGCACGCTGTTCGAGGCGTTCATCATCCGCAACCAGTTCGATGACTACCGCCGCCTACTGGAAGAGTACGGCATGGAATACGCCGAAGTATCGGACGGCTCCATTGACCTGGTGCACGACAAAAAGCTGGAGTACATCCGCACCCTGGCCCAGGATGTGCAGGTGCTGAGCGAAGTAGGCTCCAAGGATGCCGAGAAGATTATTCCGCCCTACAAGTGGATTTCGCAGATGAAAACGGAGCTGGAAGCCGGCGCCGTGAAGGTGATTGGCGAAGCCCGCGAGGCCGGCAACGTGGGTTTGTTCCGCAGCACTGGCGAGGTGCGCTCGGGCCTGGTTGAGGAAATCCTGACCCAGATTCCGTTCGAGAAAATCCTGTGGGAAGCTCCGCAGAAAGCGCAGCAGGTGTGGTTTATCAAACTGCTGGGTTCCAACGTAAACCTAGGCAACATTGCGCCCAACGAAATCGTGAGCCTGGAAACCATCCGCCTGGGCTTGCGCGGCGACACGTTCACCGACTTCCTCGACATGGACAACGTGGACGATATGTTCAAGCCCGAGGTGAAGCCGGTCGGCCGCCCCGGCACGTCGATGCCACGCGGCTAG
- a CDS encoding alpha/beta hydrolase: MNLRLLVLLPLLRLAFSSSAQPATPSPARLEQLGLVTSRFVQPRRVSVWLPPGYEQGRRYPVLYMHDGQNLFERATSYGGTAWEVDSVLTQLIGAGQARACIVVGVWNTDRRFREYAPAKPYAAMPEVRRARLAQERPGTPLSDDYLKFLVQELKPRIDSQYRTSPRRPDTFVAGSSMGGLISLYAAMEYPQVFGGAACLSTHWPLSLKESTPDFTTAMLAYLQPRLTGRLRPRLYFDYGTTTLDAWYEPHQQRVDSLLRAMRYPPRRWLTRKYAGAAHNEAAWQQRVAVPLRFLLGQ, encoded by the coding sequence ATGAATCTGCGCCTGTTAGTGCTGCTGCCGCTGTTGCGGCTGGCTTTTTCCTCCTCGGCCCAGCCCGCCACCCCTTCGCCGGCCCGGCTGGAGCAGCTTGGCCTAGTGACTTCCCGGTTTGTGCAGCCCCGCCGCGTGAGCGTGTGGCTGCCGCCCGGCTACGAGCAGGGCCGCCGCTACCCCGTGCTGTACATGCACGACGGCCAGAATCTCTTTGAGCGCGCCACGTCCTACGGCGGCACCGCCTGGGAAGTCGACAGCGTGCTTACGCAGTTGATTGGGGCCGGGCAGGCGCGGGCTTGCATTGTGGTGGGCGTCTGGAACACCGACCGCCGCTTCCGCGAGTACGCCCCGGCCAAGCCCTACGCCGCCATGCCCGAAGTCCGCCGCGCCCGGCTGGCGCAGGAGCGCCCCGGCACCCCGCTTTCCGACGACTACCTGAAGTTTCTGGTGCAGGAGCTGAAGCCGCGCATCGACAGCCAGTACCGCACCAGCCCGCGGCGGCCCGATACGTTTGTGGCCGGCAGCAGCATGGGCGGGCTGATTTCGCTGTACGCGGCTATGGAGTACCCGCAGGTGTTTGGCGGCGCGGCCTGCCTCTCCACGCACTGGCCCCTGAGCCTCAAGGAAAGCACGCCCGATTTCACCACGGCCATGCTGGCCTACCTGCAGCCCCGCCTCACCGGCCGGTTGCGCCCGCGCCTCTACTTCGACTACGGCACCACCACCCTCGATGCCTGGTACGAGCCCCACCAGCAGCGCGTAGACAGCCTGTTGCGGGCCATGCGCTACCCGCCCCGGCGCTGGCTGACCCGCAAGTATGCCGGCGCCGCCCACAACGAAGCCGCCTGGCAGCAGCGCGTGGCCGTGCCGCTGCGGTTTCTGCTGGGCCAGTAG